The following coding sequences lie in one Chelatococcus sp. YT9 genomic window:
- a CDS encoding ABC transporter permease, producing the protein MAMAHVSVSASQAAGAPSQIRRWLRQRGLLIGAAILTLAIVMALGASWLAPADPYLQNLAERLLPPVWDAQGSWEHILGTDQLGRDYLSRIIYGVRVSLMIAFGTAIISGIIGTTLGALAGYFGGRVDLVISFIITVRLAMPVVLVALAVVGLVGNSLPTVILVLGFLLWDRFAVVTRSTVMQIRNLEYIAAAKSIGCTTPRILLSSVLPNAVNAIVVVTTLEMAHAVLLEAALSFLGLGVQPPVPSWGLMISEGKDYVFFTPWVIAIPGIALLILVLGMNFLGDGLRDVLSPSSRDD; encoded by the coding sequence ATGGCTATGGCGCATGTTAGCGTTTCGGCGAGCCAGGCCGCGGGTGCACCATCCCAGATCCGGCGATGGCTTCGCCAACGCGGCCTCCTCATTGGTGCCGCGATCCTCACGCTGGCGATTGTGATGGCGTTGGGAGCCTCCTGGCTCGCCCCGGCGGATCCCTATCTCCAGAACCTCGCGGAGCGGTTGCTGCCTCCCGTTTGGGACGCGCAGGGGAGCTGGGAGCACATCCTCGGGACGGACCAGCTTGGGCGCGACTATCTCAGCCGCATCATCTATGGTGTGCGCGTCTCGCTGATGATAGCTTTCGGCACCGCCATCATATCCGGCATCATCGGAACCACGCTCGGCGCCCTCGCGGGATATTTTGGTGGCCGCGTTGATCTCGTCATCTCTTTCATCATCACCGTCCGGCTCGCCATGCCGGTCGTGCTCGTGGCGCTCGCGGTTGTAGGACTTGTCGGCAATTCCCTGCCAACGGTTATTCTCGTGCTCGGCTTCCTCCTCTGGGACCGCTTCGCAGTGGTTACGCGGTCGACCGTGATGCAGATCCGTAATCTCGAGTATATCGCGGCAGCAAAATCGATCGGCTGTACGACGCCGCGCATACTCTTGAGCTCGGTACTGCCGAACGCAGTGAATGCAATCGTTGTCGTCACGACGCTTGAAATGGCGCATGCGGTGCTCCTGGAAGCCGCGCTCTCCTTTCTCGGGCTCGGCGTTCAGCCGCCCGTTCCTTCGTGGGGCCTGATGATCTCGGAAGGTAAAGACTACGTGTTCTTTACACCCTGGGTGATCGCCATTCCCGGCATCGCGCTGCTGATCCTGGTGCTTGGCATGAACTTTCTGGGTGACGGATTGCGCGACGTACTATCTCCCAGCAGCCGTGATGACTGA
- a CDS encoding alpha/beta hydrolase gives MFLTADALTNATQRSKETERTMREHAMTEYKKRVRDVRGGNSARPRDPNERRAQFEAYADVFKEPYPANLTILNWFVAAPGREIPIRIYQHRYEGPQPTIVYFHGGGYMSGSLYTHDTVVANLAVGSGAQVIAVHYRRAPENPYPAAVDDGFFILNWARQNAERYSIDLDRLAIAGDSAGGGLTAALSMMARDRNGPKLAMQILLYPGPMNTDINTDSYLRINHDPQFNKSDLEFYLNAYLSGNLETKDPYAVPLQATNYAGLPPAFIHVAELDPLYDEGLLYGERIKAAGGEAIVRVAENLEHSFLRAVTISPEAREEARILYQAVRSGMRIPAA, from the coding sequence ATGTTCCTGACAGCAGACGCGCTCACCAACGCGACCCAGCGTAGCAAAGAAACGGAGAGGACAATGCGCGAGCATGCGATGACGGAGTACAAGAAGAGGGTGCGGGATGTGAGGGGTGGCAATAGCGCTCGCCCGCGTGATCCCAATGAGCGGAGGGCACAATTCGAGGCTTATGCGGATGTCTTCAAGGAGCCCTATCCTGCAAACCTTACCATTCTGAACTGGTTCGTTGCCGCTCCTGGACGCGAGATCCCCATTCGCATCTATCAGCATAGGTACGAGGGCCCGCAGCCAACAATTGTCTATTTCCATGGCGGCGGTTACATGTCTGGGAGCCTCTACACCCACGATACAGTCGTTGCTAATCTAGCGGTCGGATCGGGCGCGCAAGTCATTGCGGTCCACTATCGGCGCGCTCCGGAAAATCCCTATCCTGCTGCAGTCGACGACGGCTTCTTCATCCTGAACTGGGCGCGCCAGAACGCTGAGCGGTATAGCATCGATCTTGATCGCCTCGCCATTGCGGGAGATAGCGCCGGTGGCGGACTGACCGCTGCGCTGTCCATGATGGCGCGTGATCGTAACGGGCCTAAGCTTGCGATGCAGATCCTCCTGTATCCTGGCCCCATGAACACGGATATCAATACTGACAGCTATCTCCGTATCAATCATGATCCTCAGTTCAATAAATCTGATCTCGAGTTTTACCTGAACGCCTATCTGTCGGGCAATCTTGAGACCAAAGATCCCTACGCCGTTCCTTTGCAAGCAACGAATTATGCCGGTTTGCCGCCAGCCTTCATTCATGTCGCCGAGCTTGATCCCCTCTACGACGAGGGCCTACTCTATGGAGAGCGCATCAAGGCTGCCGGTGGCGAGGCCATCGTACGTGTGGCAGAGAACCTTGAACACAGTTTCCTGCGAGCCGTGACCATATCGCCAGAAGCACGAGAGGAAGCCCGCATTCTTTATCAGGCGGTTCGCTCCGGAATGCGTATACCGGCCGCTTGA
- a CDS encoding FAD-binding oxidoreductase: protein MNMNSIYVDNLKLTPYWWEAAPRAEVQCEELPARADTVIVGSGYSGLTAAVTLAEAGQNVVVIDAGALGVGASTRNGGAIGATLRYSFATLVGKVGLENAVRFYKAAVRSREFVFDLIESRGIDCGLERCGRFYGAHKPEDYESLARDMDLRTKHLGATAHMVSRAEQRAYVGTNEYFGGRLMPEDGHLHPGLYHDGLVDQARRAGVTLVSNCRVKCIGGTLGQFDIDTQQGMIRAKRAIVATNAYTGAEFGWFRRRLVPIQSQIIATEPLPPDVVGSVIPRGHQIGDTCKLHNYYRTSPDGTRILFGGRSGASQVNDFRRSGRSLHRRMRTLFPQLEPYKITHSWGGFIAFTFDHFPHMTERNGIHYIGGCCGSGVAMQSYLGHETAKKLLGGSWEQAFDRPYATQMFYTGNPWFMPAIIGFLEARDRLRI, encoded by the coding sequence ATGAACATGAATTCGATCTACGTGGATAATCTCAAGCTCACCCCCTACTGGTGGGAGGCGGCGCCGCGCGCAGAGGTGCAGTGCGAGGAACTGCCCGCGCGGGCCGATACCGTGATCGTCGGATCCGGCTATTCCGGCCTAACCGCGGCTGTAACCCTTGCCGAAGCCGGCCAAAACGTTGTCGTGATTGACGCCGGTGCTCTCGGCGTGGGGGCGAGCACACGTAACGGCGGCGCGATCGGGGCCACATTGCGCTATTCCTTCGCCACGCTTGTTGGCAAAGTCGGGCTCGAGAATGCCGTCCGGTTTTATAAGGCGGCGGTCCGGTCACGCGAGTTCGTTTTCGATTTGATTGAAAGTCGCGGCATCGACTGCGGATTGGAACGCTGCGGACGCTTCTACGGGGCTCACAAGCCGGAGGACTACGAGAGCCTTGCCCGCGACATGGATTTGCGCACCAAGCACCTCGGCGCTACCGCTCATATGGTTTCTCGCGCCGAGCAGCGCGCCTACGTGGGTACGAATGAGTATTTCGGGGGGCGCTTGATGCCTGAGGATGGGCATCTTCACCCGGGCCTTTATCACGACGGTCTCGTGGATCAGGCAAGACGAGCGGGGGTGACGCTCGTTTCAAACTGCCGGGTCAAATGCATTGGCGGAACGCTCGGGCAGTTTGACATCGACACACAGCAAGGAATGATCCGCGCGAAACGCGCCATTGTCGCAACAAACGCCTACACCGGTGCTGAGTTCGGCTGGTTTCGCCGCCGCCTTGTTCCGATTCAGAGTCAAATCATCGCGACAGAACCACTACCACCTGATGTGGTTGGCAGCGTGATCCCGCGGGGGCATCAAATCGGTGATACGTGCAAACTTCACAATTACTATCGAACCTCGCCTGATGGGACACGTATATTGTTTGGCGGCCGCTCGGGAGCATCCCAAGTGAATGATTTCCGCCGCAGTGGCCGTTCGCTCCATCGCCGCATGCGCACGCTCTTTCCTCAGCTCGAGCCCTACAAAATTACCCATAGCTGGGGCGGCTTCATCGCATTCACCTTTGATCATTTTCCCCACATGACCGAACGAAACGGCATCCATTACATCGGTGGCTGCTGTGGCAGCGGCGTCGCGATGCAAAGCTATCTGGGGCACGAAACCGCGAAAAAGCTTCTCGGCGGTTCGTGGGAACAAGCGTTCGATCGCCCCTACGCTACCCAGATGTTCTATACAGGCAACCCATGGTTCATGCCGGCGATCATCGGGTTTCTCGAGGCCCGCGACCGCCTGCGAATCTAG
- a CDS encoding DUF1236 domain-containing protein — translation MKALALAGLLAVLPAVALAQNNPQGARGGAAGGAAAGAVGGAAVGGPVGAVVGGVGGAVVGGILGDNTPRFREYVATQQVPSYTYREEVRVGTVLPEKGVVYREVPAEYGKGYRYTVVNNRTVIVEPKTHRIIQVIE, via the coding sequence ATGAAGGCTCTAGCGTTAGCAGGTCTACTCGCCGTTCTTCCCGCTGTGGCACTGGCCCAGAACAACCCGCAAGGAGCACGGGGCGGAGCCGCTGGAGGCGCCGCCGCCGGCGCAGTGGGCGGGGCGGCAGTGGGAGGCCCGGTCGGCGCAGTCGTTGGCGGGGTTGGCGGTGCGGTAGTCGGCGGCATCTTGGGCGACAATACGCCCCGGTTCCGCGAGTATGTAGCCACCCAACAAGTTCCTTCTTACACCTACCGGGAAGAGGTCCGGGTTGGCACCGTCCTGCCAGAGAAGGGCGTGGTGTATCGGGAGGTTCCCGCGGAATATGGCAAGGGTTATCGGTATACGGTCGTCAATAACCGCACCGTAATCGTTGAGCCTAAGACTCACCGGATCATCCAGGTCATTGAATAA
- a CDS encoding heavy-metal-associated domain-containing protein: MELKIERMTCGGCAKSVTEAIQSVDSNATIKTDLATRAVKIETAATRAAILQVLEEAGYPATVS, translated from the coding sequence ATGGAACTCAAGATTGAACGCATGACGTGCGGAGGCTGCGCGAAATCGGTCACGGAGGCGATCCAATCGGTCGATTCGAATGCCACGATAAAGACCGATCTGGCCACGCGAGCGGTCAAGATCGAAACGGCCGCAACACGGGCCGCCATCTTGCAGGTTCTCGAGGAAGCCGGTTATCCGGCGACTGTGAGCTGA
- a CDS encoding heavy metal translocating P-type ATPase, whose translation MNAPVRVAETTNAAISLPIEGMTCASCVGRVEKALRAVPGVSGAVVNLATENASITTKGPIDPATLVKAVVEAGYKVAASFSPQTAASLEVAIEGMTCASCVGRVEKALKALPGVTSAVVNLATEKAIVQGTAAAAAVVAAIENAGYEAKVTVAAAGAGQAATNDRAEGKEAERRELTRDFAIAAGLTAPVFVLEMGSHIIPGAHELVASTIGMQNSWYLQFVLTTLVLFVPGMRFYDKGLPALWRLAPDMNSLVAVGSLAAYGYSLVATFTPGFLPAGTVNVYFEAAAVIVTLILLGRLLEARAKGRTSEAIKRLVGLQAKTARVRREGKTLELPIDSVLPGNIVEVRPGERVPVDGEVVEGQSYVDESMITGEPIPIAKTNGSEVVAGTVNQKGAFAIRATAVAGNTVLSQIIRMVEEAQGSKLPIQAIVDKVTMWFVPAVFAVATLTFVAWFFLGPSPALTFALVNAVAVLIIACPCAMGLATPTSIMVGTGRGAELGVLFRKGEALQLLKDAKVVAVDKTGTLTEGKPALTDLELAAGFERSHVLGLIAAVEAKSEHPIARAIVDAAAEENISLPAISDFKSVTGFGVTATVDGKHVEIGADRYMVELGHDVTAFSIVAERLGNEGKSPLYVAIGGKLAAIVAVADPVKKTTPAAIRALHDLGLKVAMITGDNRRTAKAIAGHLGIDEVVAEVLPDGKVDAVRRLKAEHGKVVFVGDGINDAPALAEADVGLAIGTGTDIAIEAADVVLMSGSLQGVSNAIALSKATIGNIRQNLFWAFAYNTALIPVAAGLLYPAYGILLSPAFAAGAMALSSVFVLGNALRLKTFKVES comes from the coding sequence ATGAATGCCCCTGTTCGAGTCGCGGAGACGACGAACGCAGCAATTTCCCTGCCCATTGAGGGCATGACATGCGCGTCGTGCGTCGGCCGTGTCGAGAAGGCCCTCAGGGCAGTACCCGGCGTCAGCGGTGCGGTTGTCAATCTGGCAACCGAGAACGCTAGCATCACCACCAAGGGCCCGATCGATCCTGCAACGCTCGTCAAGGCCGTGGTGGAGGCCGGTTATAAAGTTGCGGCGAGCTTTTCCCCGCAAACAGCAGCCTCGCTTGAGGTCGCGATCGAGGGCATGACGTGTGCCTCCTGCGTGGGACGTGTTGAAAAGGCGCTCAAGGCGTTGCCCGGGGTGACCAGCGCTGTCGTCAACCTCGCGACAGAGAAGGCTATCGTGCAAGGAACCGCCGCAGCTGCTGCCGTGGTGGCGGCAATCGAGAACGCGGGCTACGAGGCCAAGGTGACCGTCGCGGCAGCCGGGGCCGGCCAGGCGGCGACAAATGACCGTGCCGAGGGGAAGGAAGCCGAACGCCGCGAATTGACCCGCGATTTCGCTATCGCTGCAGGGCTGACGGCACCCGTGTTCGTCTTGGAGATGGGATCGCACATCATACCGGGCGCACATGAGCTCGTTGCCTCAACCATCGGCATGCAGAACAGCTGGTATCTCCAGTTCGTGCTCACCACGCTAGTACTTTTCGTGCCGGGTATGCGTTTCTACGATAAGGGCCTGCCGGCGCTCTGGCGTCTTGCGCCTGACATGAATTCGCTGGTCGCCGTCGGTTCGCTCGCCGCTTACGGCTATTCGCTGGTGGCGACGTTCACGCCCGGATTTCTGCCGGCAGGAACCGTGAATGTCTATTTCGAGGCGGCGGCAGTTATCGTGACCCTGATCCTACTGGGCCGTCTGCTCGAAGCCCGCGCGAAGGGCCGCACATCCGAGGCCATCAAGCGCCTCGTCGGCCTTCAAGCCAAGACGGCGCGCGTGCGCCGTGAAGGCAAGACGCTTGAGTTGCCGATAGACTCGGTTCTGCCGGGAAACATCGTCGAGGTGCGACCCGGCGAGCGTGTTCCGGTGGATGGCGAAGTCGTCGAAGGCCAGAGTTATGTCGACGAATCAATGATCACCGGTGAGCCGATTCCCATTGCCAAGACGAACGGCAGCGAGGTTGTGGCCGGAACGGTGAACCAGAAGGGTGCCTTCGCTATCCGCGCGACAGCGGTCGCCGGCAACACAGTGCTTTCGCAGATCATCCGCATGGTGGAGGAGGCCCAGGGCTCAAAACTGCCGATCCAGGCGATCGTGGACAAGGTGACGATGTGGTTCGTGCCGGCCGTCTTTGCCGTAGCCACCCTCACCTTCGTCGCGTGGTTCTTTTTGGGGCCGTCACCCGCGCTCACCTTCGCGCTGGTCAATGCCGTCGCTGTCCTTATCATCGCCTGCCCGTGCGCAATGGGTCTGGCGACGCCAACCTCGATCATGGTGGGCACCGGCCGCGGAGCCGAGCTAGGCGTGCTCTTTCGCAAGGGTGAAGCCCTTCAGTTGCTGAAGGATGCCAAGGTCGTTGCGGTCGACAAGACAGGCACGCTCACCGAAGGAAAGCCGGCTCTGACCGACCTGGAACTAGCGGCTGGATTTGAACGCTCGCACGTGCTCGGCCTTATCGCTGCAGTCGAGGCGAAGTCGGAACATCCGATCGCCCGTGCGATCGTGGACGCTGCGGCCGAGGAGAACATTTCTCTGCCGGCCATCTCGGACTTCAAATCTGTAACGGGCTTCGGCGTCACGGCCACCGTCGACGGCAAACATGTCGAGATCGGCGCGGACCGCTATATGGTCGAGCTCGGCCATGACGTCACGGCCTTCTCTATTGTCGCCGAACGGCTCGGCAATGAGGGCAAATCGCCCCTTTATGTTGCGATCGGCGGCAAGCTAGCGGCGATCGTCGCCGTAGCTGATCCGGTCAAAAAGACCACGCCCGCCGCGATCAGGGCACTACACGATCTCGGCCTGAAGGTGGCGATGATCACCGGCGATAACAGGCGTACTGCCAAGGCGATCGCTGGTCATCTCGGCATCGACGAGGTGGTGGCGGAGGTGCTGCCCGATGGCAAGGTCGACGCGGTTCGCCGTCTCAAGGCCGAGCACGGCAAGGTCGTGTTCGTCGGCGATGGAATCAACGACGCGCCGGCGCTCGCCGAAGCGGATGTGGGGTTGGCCATCGGCACGGGTACAGACATCGCGATCGAAGCGGCTGATGTGGTTCTGATGTCGGGCAGCCTGCAAGGTGTGTCAAACGCCATCGCACTGTCGAAGGCAACGATCGGCAACATCCGTCAGAACCTGTTCTGGGCCTTCGCCTACAACACGGCTTTGATCCCTGTCGCGGCGGGCCTGCTTTATCCAGCCTACGGCATCCTGCTGTCCCCTGCCTTCGCCGCCGGCGCAATGGCTCTGTCGAGTGTTTTCGTGCTCGGCAACGCGCTGCGGCTCAAGACCTTCAAGGTCGAGAGCTGA
- a CDS encoding HupE/UreJ family protein — MKSHRLILPAAVLLELVPQAAQAHGALEGVGDFYAGLLHPFVAPAEALAIVATGLLMGRSGLAACRYGIVAFGSALAAGLAFGSMIDPGSDRTTLLALLASIMAAVVITGLRAPLWIGATLAVLAGVVVGIDATPSRTTPSGILLTGLATLLAGTALITMAAGLALRAAQHWQRVAVQVAGSWIAASAILLLAYQLVGFHR; from the coding sequence GTGAAATCCCATCGTCTTATCCTGCCCGCGGCCGTGCTCCTGGAGTTAGTCCCTCAAGCCGCCCAAGCGCACGGTGCACTTGAAGGTGTCGGCGACTTCTATGCGGGGCTTCTCCACCCCTTCGTGGCGCCTGCGGAGGCTCTCGCCATCGTGGCCACCGGACTGTTGATGGGCAGGTCCGGGCTGGCCGCTTGCCGGTACGGGATTGTGGCATTTGGGAGCGCCCTTGCGGCCGGCCTTGCATTCGGTTCCATGATCGACCCCGGCTCCGACAGGACGACGCTGCTCGCCCTGCTCGCTTCGATCATGGCGGCAGTGGTGATCACAGGGTTGCGCGCTCCCCTATGGATCGGAGCGACGCTTGCCGTATTGGCAGGTGTTGTCGTCGGCATCGATGCAACGCCCAGCCGGACCACGCCTTCGGGAATCTTGTTAACTGGCTTGGCCACGCTTCTGGCAGGTACTGCTTTGATCACCATGGCCGCAGGCCTCGCTTTGAGGGCAGCGCAGCATTGGCAACGTGTCGCCGTGCAAGTCGCCGGTTCGTGGATAGCAGCAAGCGCGATACTTCTCCTTGCTTATCAACTGGTGGGGTTTCATCGATGA
- a CDS encoding TetR/AcrR family transcriptional regulator, which translates to MVRKVDPDKHEEKRLEILEAAHRCFLRHGLQGASTAAICKEAKISPGHLYHYFPSKEAIVEQMAENYLERLHAHFANHEEGQETSVVLLSELWSMNGWDDLDHCRILFELLAEAGRTVRIREILRKNTSGVRSLLKQALAAGQKRGEVDAALDPEQTSAILIAVLDAVPMLPLMAPDIDFKESRRLVSTMVGRFLRPQKNKAGSGVDAPDRSAQQPS; encoded by the coding sequence ATGGTGCGCAAGGTCGACCCGGACAAGCACGAAGAGAAGCGGCTGGAGATTCTTGAAGCGGCGCATCGCTGCTTCCTGCGGCATGGCCTTCAGGGCGCATCCACGGCGGCGATCTGCAAAGAGGCGAAGATCAGTCCCGGGCACCTATATCACTACTTCCCCAGCAAGGAAGCGATCGTCGAGCAGATGGCCGAGAATTATCTGGAGCGATTGCACGCACATTTTGCCAATCACGAGGAGGGTCAAGAAACCTCGGTCGTCCTGCTTTCCGAGCTTTGGAGCATGAACGGCTGGGATGATCTCGATCACTGCCGCATCCTGTTCGAGCTTCTGGCTGAAGCCGGCCGCACCGTTCGCATCCGGGAGATCCTGCGCAAAAACACATCCGGCGTCCGAAGCCTGCTGAAGCAGGCTCTTGCGGCCGGCCAGAAACGAGGTGAGGTGGACGCCGCTCTTGATCCCGAGCAAACGAGCGCGATCCTGATCGCGGTGCTCGATGCGGTACCCATGCTCCCGCTCATGGCGCCCGATATCGATTTCAAGGAAAGCCGCCGATTGGTATCCACGATGGTCGGGCGTTTCCTGCGACCGCAGAAAAATAAGGCCGGATCAGGGGTCGATGCCCCAGACCGCAGCGCTCAGCAGCCAAGCTAG
- a CDS encoding membrane-bound PQQ-dependent dehydrogenase, glucose/quinate/shikimate family, producing the protein MAAAPSSHRMRGRRNWPGMVVGIVLALIGLILLGGGVWLAAVGGSFYYCITGLLMLISGILLVRGNPAGGWLYVLVYVGTLIWAFWEVGTNGWALVPRVVAPTVLLLVVIGILPTYSTAPHRWRNAGLSGVAVVLLGIAGGVAIGLMNEPSVARAFPAPSGAAMPDPSPLQAGADWPAYGGTYSARRHSPLTQISPANVGNLKRAWVAHTKDMPATPEAAKQYGAETTPLKVGNSLYLCSAKNIMMELDPATGEERWRYDPQIGDKWIPYTAACRGVTYFAVPNEPPDQDCAQRIIEGTIDGRLIAVDAHKGTLCSNFGKNGMVDIKVGMGDVFPGMVSITSAPTIVRGVIVTGHQVLDGQERSAPSGVINAYDAVTGQLRWAWDMTHPDWNGLPPEGEIYTRGTPNMWTTASGDEELGLVYLPMGNSAVDYWSSMRSDLENQYATSLVAIDVRTGKPVWHFQAVRKDVWDYDFGAQATLIDFPSAQGSVPALLLPSKQGDIYVLDRRTGQPLTGVGEFKAPSGGVEPEQRAPTQPMSEYHTLRKSDLAEKMMWGMSPIDQMVCRIQFRMASYKGYFTPPETERHSIEYPGYNGGTDWGGIAVDPQHGVIVANYNDMPNYLRLVPRAEADKLGWAPRSSARGEIGGPEGAGDPQAGTPYAINVNAGWRLPGTGLLCKEPPYGGIRAIDIKTGQTIWDRPFGTARTNGPFGIPSLLPIDIGTPNNGGAVVTASGLIFIAAATDNLIRAIDLRTGKTLWQDVLPAGGQATPMTYEAGGRQYVVIMTGGHHFMETPIGDEVVAYALPKQ; encoded by the coding sequence ATGGCCGCAGCCCCCTCGTCCCACCGCATGCGAGGCCGGCGTAATTGGCCTGGGATGGTTGTCGGCATCGTCCTGGCACTCATCGGTCTGATCTTGCTGGGCGGAGGCGTGTGGCTCGCTGCAGTGGGTGGTTCCTTCTACTACTGCATCACCGGCTTGCTGATGTTGATTTCAGGTATCCTTCTTGTCCGGGGCAACCCCGCCGGGGGCTGGCTCTATGTTCTGGTCTATGTCGGCACGCTGATCTGGGCGTTTTGGGAGGTGGGGACCAACGGATGGGCGCTCGTACCGCGCGTCGTCGCCCCCACCGTTCTCTTGTTGGTGGTCATCGGCATATTGCCCACCTACTCCACGGCACCACATCGCTGGCGCAACGCCGGCCTGAGCGGCGTCGCCGTTGTTCTTCTCGGGATTGCCGGAGGCGTTGCCATAGGTCTGATGAACGAACCCAGCGTCGCGCGCGCGTTCCCGGCTCCGAGCGGTGCCGCCATGCCCGATCCCTCGCCCCTGCAAGCTGGTGCGGACTGGCCCGCTTATGGTGGGACCTATAGCGCAAGGCGCCATTCTCCGCTGACACAAATCAGCCCCGCGAATGTCGGCAATCTGAAGCGGGCCTGGGTCGCCCATACCAAGGACATGCCGGCAACGCCCGAGGCCGCGAAGCAATATGGCGCCGAGACGACCCCTCTCAAGGTCGGCAACAGCCTCTACCTCTGCTCGGCCAAGAACATCATGATGGAGCTTGACCCGGCGACCGGCGAGGAGCGCTGGCGTTACGACCCTCAGATCGGGGATAAATGGATTCCCTATACTGCGGCCTGCCGCGGCGTCACCTACTTCGCCGTGCCCAATGAGCCGCCGGATCAGGACTGTGCTCAGCGCATCATTGAAGGCACTATCGATGGTCGCCTCATCGCCGTCGACGCGCACAAAGGCACACTCTGCTCCAATTTTGGCAAGAACGGGATGGTGGACATCAAGGTCGGCATGGGGGATGTCTTTCCCGGAATGGTGTCGATCACATCTGCCCCCACCATCGTCCGCGGGGTCATCGTCACGGGCCATCAGGTGCTCGACGGTCAGGAACGCAGCGCGCCTTCCGGTGTGATCAATGCTTACGACGCTGTCACAGGGCAACTGCGCTGGGCTTGGGACATGACGCATCCCGATTGGAATGGGCTGCCGCCGGAAGGGGAGATCTATACACGCGGCACGCCGAATATGTGGACTACGGCTTCCGGTGACGAGGAACTGGGTCTTGTCTACCTGCCCATGGGCAACTCGGCCGTCGATTACTGGAGCTCCATGCGCTCCGACCTGGAAAACCAGTATGCCACATCGCTCGTTGCCATCGACGTGAGGACAGGCAAGCCCGTCTGGCATTTCCAGGCGGTGCGGAAGGATGTGTGGGATTACGATTTCGGCGCGCAGGCGACCCTGATTGACTTCCCCAGCGCTCAAGGATCGGTGCCGGCGCTGTTGCTCCCGAGCAAGCAAGGCGACATCTATGTTCTCGACCGCCGAACCGGACAACCCCTCACCGGCGTCGGAGAGTTCAAAGCACCTTCAGGCGGCGTCGAGCCGGAACAACGGGCCCCGACGCAGCCAATGTCCGAGTACCATACGCTGCGCAAGAGCGATCTTGCGGAGAAGATGATGTGGGGCATGTCCCCCATCGACCAGATGGTCTGCCGAATCCAGTTTCGGATGGCATCATACAAAGGCTATTTCACGCCACCGGAAACGGAGCGACATTCGATCGAGTATCCAGGGTACAATGGCGGTACTGACTGGGGCGGGATCGCGGTGGATCCGCAACACGGCGTCATCGTTGCGAACTATAACGACATGCCGAACTATCTGCGCCTCGTGCCCCGCGCCGAAGCGGACAAGCTTGGCTGGGCGCCACGCTCCTCTGCACGCGGTGAGATTGGAGGTCCGGAAGGCGCTGGTGACCCCCAGGCGGGCACGCCTTATGCCATCAACGTGAATGCCGGCTGGCGGCTGCCCGGCACTGGTCTCCTGTGCAAGGAGCCGCCTTATGGCGGCATCCGGGCCATCGACATCAAGACTGGCCAGACCATCTGGGACCGTCCGTTCGGAACCGCGCGAACCAATGGTCCTTTCGGTATTCCCTCCTTGTTGCCCATCGACATCGGCACGCCGAACAACGGCGGCGCGGTCGTGACGGCAAGCGGGCTCATCTTTATCGCTGCGGCTACTGACAATCTAATTCGCGCCATTGATCTTAGGACAGGCAAGACACTCTGGCAGGACGTCTTGCCGGCGGGAGGCCAGGCAACGCCGATGACCTACGAGGCGGGCGGCCGCCAGTATGTGGTTATCATGACGGGCGGACATCATTTCATGGAGACGCCGATCGGCGATGAGGTGGTCGCCTATGCGCTGCCGAAGCAATAG
- a CDS encoding DoxX family protein → MPSTRSTITTTLAWLLAAFFLFGAHGNTFISDENAAAYAAWGYPDWFHYVTAVLELAAALLLLRATTRPFGAGLGALVMAAAVLTTLVNADYDHSIAPSVILLISLLVLGLSRTVRRAGT, encoded by the coding sequence ATGCCTAGTACGCGATCCACCATCACAACCACGCTCGCTTGGCTGCTCGCAGCCTTCTTTCTGTTCGGCGCCCACGGAAACACGTTTATCTCGGATGAGAATGCCGCCGCTTACGCAGCCTGGGGTTATCCTGACTGGTTCCACTACGTCACGGCCGTGCTGGAACTGGCAGCGGCACTTCTGCTGCTACGCGCCACCACACGACCTTTTGGTGCGGGGCTCGGCGCTTTGGTGATGGCGGCAGCCGTCCTCACGACGCTGGTGAATGCCGATTATGACCATTCGATCGCCCCGAGCGTGATTTTACTCATCAGCCTCCTGGTGCTCGGCCTTTCCCGGACCGTGCGGCGTGCGGGCACCTGA